In Geothrix edaphica, the genomic stretch GCGGGGCAGGTCGGACCGAAGCAGGCTGGCTTCGAGCTGGTCGATGATGTGGCTCATGTGGGCTCCTGGGCCAGCGGTCCCACACCGAGATCGGCGGACATGGCTCGAAAGTCCCCAGACGGGGAGTCCATCAGTCTATCGGAATGGACGGGAAAGGGAAGTGGTTATTGGAGCTTCCAGCCCTTCCAACCCCTGGGCTTGGGCCGGTCCCAGTCCTCGGGGTGCTCCACCTGCCAGGCGCACCACTGGGCGGGGCGGTCCAGGGCGGGCAGGCGGTCGTTCAGATAGATGGACCAGAGGTCGGGCCGGAGCTGCTTCGTCCGGGCCATGGCCTCGCGGAGGCGCCAGAGGCGGATGGCGCCATGGTCGCCGCCCTGGAGCACGGCTGGCACGTCGAGGCCCTCGAAGGTCGCGGGGCGCGTGTAGTGGGGGTGGTCCAGCAGGCCCGTGGCGAAGCTGTCCTCCTCGGCGGAGGCTTCGTTGCCGAGCACGCCCGGCAGCCAGCGGCAGACGGCGTCGATGAGGAACAGGGCCGGCAGCTCGCCGCCGCTGAGGACCGCCTCGCCCACGCTCAGCTCTTCGTCCACGTACCGCGTCACGGCGCGCTGGTCCAGGCCCTCGTAGCGGGTGCAGACCAGGATCAGCTGGTCGAGGCGGGCCAGCTCCAGCACCTTGGCGTGGGTAAGTGGAGGTGCCGCTGGGCTGAAGTGGATGACGCGGCCGGTGCCTTCCCGGGGCACGGCGGCCAGGGTGTCCCGAAGCACCTCGGGTCGCAGCACCATGCCCGGCCCCCCGCCGAAGGGGGCGTCATCCACATGGCCGAAGGTGTTGCCCGAGAAGGGGCGGAAGCTGTGGGTATGCAGGCCATGGCCCAGCTCGCGGAAGGCCCGGCCCGTGATGCCGAGACGGGCGGCCTCGAAGTACTCGGGAAAGAGGGTGAGGGCGTCGATTCTCATGACCTGGCCACGGCGTGGAAGGCCTTCACGAAGGTCCGGACGATGAGGTCGAAGCTGAGGGCGAAGTACAGGGTGTTGGCGACGGCTCCGGCCGCGCCGATCCAGGCCCAGGTGGGGCGCTCCTCCAGCAGGGCGGCGCCCAGGAGGCAGAGGATGGCCGCGGGCAGCTGGTTGCCGAAGGGCAGCGGCACGGGGACGGCCAGCAGGAAACCGGTCCAGGCGATGCAGGCGCCCACCCAGCGGTGGTTGATGGGACGGCGGGTGGCGCTGCGCCACCGGAAGCGCTCCATCTGAATCTCGAGCTTGGCGAGGGCGTTCTTGATGCGGCCCTTGTGGATGGGCTGGGCCTGCACCCGGCGGGGAACCCAGGGATGGGGCGTGCCCCAGGCCAGCTGGGCCCCGAGGGCCATGAGGCCGATGCCCCCCACGGGAGCCAGCCCGAGGTTCAGACCTGGCACCAAGCTCGGCATGGACAGCAGCAGCGTCAGCAGCCCGTAGGTCTGCTCCCCGGCCGCATCCAGCAGCTCGCCGAGCGTGATCTCGCCTTCCGCGTCCAACAGGGCGTGGAGGGTCTCGAAGAAGGGTTTCGGCACGGGCTGCACCGGTCCAGGATGACTGAAAAAAGGCCTCATCGGATGGTGCATGCGCCGTCCGATACCTTTCGTCGGTCTTCAGTCTTCAGTCCTCGGTAGTCTGTGCGGGCGTCTTGATGATCCCTGGCGCACCAGCTGGCCGCAGGCGCCGGCCACGTCCTGGCCCCGGCTGCGGCGGACGCTCACAGGCAGGTCGGCGTCGGACAGCAGGCGGCAGAGGGCGCCCACGCGGGCTTCGTCCGGGGGCTCGAAGCCGCTGCCCTCGTGGGGGTTGAAGGGGATCAGGTTCACCTTGGCGGGGAAGCGCCGGGCGAAGGCCGCGAGGCGGCGGCCGTCCTCCAGGCTGTCGGTGACGCCCTTCAGCAGCACGTACTCCAGGGTGATGCGCTCGCCGGACTGCAGGGGGAAGGCCGCCAGGGCGGCTGCCAGGGCCTCCAGGTTCCAGACCCGGTTCACGGGCATGATGGCCGAGCGATGGGCGTTGGTGGTTGCATTCAGGCTGAGCGCCAGGCGCGGCCGCTTCGGGAAGGCGGCCAGCCGCTCGATGCCGCTCACCAGCCCCGAGGTGGACACGGTGATGCGCCGGGGCGGGATGGCAAGCCCCTTGGGATCCGTGAGGAGGGCGAAGGCGGCCATGAGGTGGTCGAGGTTGTGCAGGGGCTCGCCCATGCCCATGAACACCAGGTTCACGGGGCGGCCTTCCGGGTGGCCGTGGTGGTTCAGCATGGCCACCACCTGGCCCGCGATCTCCGCGGCCGTGAGGTTGCGCACGATGCCCATCTGGCCCGTGGCGCAAAAGGTGCAGCCCATGGCACAGCCCACCTGGCTGGACAGGCAGAGGGTCACGCGGTCCGCATAGGGCATGGACACGCCCTCCACCTGCTTCCCATCTGCCAGTTCGAAGACGTGCTTGGTCGAGCCATCGTCCGAGGTCTGGCTCTGGACGATGGCGGGCCAGGTCAGGTCCACTTCGGCCTCCAGGCGCGTCCGCAGGGCCTTGGACAGGCTGGAGAACTGCTCCCAGCGGGTCCAGCGCTGCCGGTAGAGGCCGTCGAAGAGCTGGCCGCCCCGCCAGGCGGGCTCACCGAGGGCCGCCATCAGGGCCTTCAGGCCCGCGGCATCCAGGCCCGCGGCGTTGGGACGCCCGGCGGTGCCAGCTTCCGGGGCCGGCCGATCCCAGGGCTGGGCCATCTCAGTCCATCCGGATCTTGAAGGACTTCATGAGGCGCTTGTCGTCCTCGGAGAAGGGCTGCTCCGGTCCCTCTTGCGGAAGGGTCTCGTCGTGGCCCTCCCCGCGGAGCCGGATGGGCGCGGCCTCGAGGATGAGCATGAGGCCGTAACCCTGGGCCTGGATCTGGAAGGTGAGGTCGCGGCAGTGATCGTCCTCGGCCAGGGCCTTGACCAGCGAATCGCCCAGCTCGCTCACCAGGTGATGCAGGTTCTCAGGCAGATCCATGGGGCCTCCGTCATCCAGGATACCAGCGAGGCCCCTAGCCCAGTCCGAACCAGCCCCGGACCTGCCGGGTCCACTGGGCCCGGCGGGACTCCTTGGGCAGGTCGACCTCGGCCTCACCGTGGGCCCGCTGCTCCATCAGGTCCACCAGGCGCTCCAGGAGCTCGGGCTCGCGCCTGAGGGACGCCTCGAAGGCCTCCTTGGGCACCTCCGCGATCTCGGCCTCCGTGAGGGCCACCACGGTGGCGTTCCGCGGGGCGCCCGTCAGCAGGCTCGCCTCGCCGAACCACTGGCCCGGGCCCAGCTCCGCCACGGGCTTCCAGAAGAGGCCGGTATACGGCTCCAGGCGCTCCTCCGCGCGCACCACCTGGAGCGTGCCGCGATGCACGGCGAAGAGCGAGTCCCCGGGCTCGCCTTCGCGGATGACGCCTTCCCCGGGGGCGAGGGTCCGCAGGCGGAGGCGGCCCCGGAGATCCTCCACCCAGTGCTCCGGGAGGCCCAGCTGGCGGACCAGGTCCCGCATCAGCGCCAGGTCGGGAGCCGTCTCGGGCCGCGTCACCAGGGGGCTCGGGCCATGGGGCCCCATGAGCCGGAAGCCCTCCCGGGGCAGCACGGTGGCGGCCAGGCGCGTGGCCTGGAAGGTGGCCTGGCGCCCATGCCGGAAGCCCAGGGCCCAGTAGCGGAGCTCCAGGACGGCGCCGCCCAGGTCGGAGCTGTGGACCACCACCTCGGGGCGGTGGTGGGCGAGGTGCGGCAGGCCCGCCAGGGCCCGGGTGAGGTGGTCGAGGGCCTGGTGGAGGTCCGGCCGCGGTTCCACGATGACCTTGGTGGTGCGCCGGTGCAGGCCCGAGGGGGCGTAGAGGTTCGTCACCACGGCCTGGGCGATGGCGCGGTTGGGCAGCACATCCATGTCGCCGTTCTCGGTGCGCAGCTGCACCGTGCGCCAGGTCATGGCCTCCACTTGCCCGACGAGCGTCTCGCGGCCGGGGCCGCCCCGCAGTGTGCCGGTGATCTCCACCCAGTCGCCCACCTGGAAGGCGGGATCCAGGTGCAGGGAGATGCCGGCGAACAGGTTGCCCAGCACCTCCTGGAGGCTGAGGCCCACCACGGCGGCGGCGATGGCGCCGGTGCCCAGGAGCTGGCCCAGGCTCACCTGCAGGCCCTCGCGGAGGATGCCGCCCGCGGCCACCAGGTAGAGCGCCACCACGATCAGGTCCCGCGCGAAGCCCGGCGTGGCGGTCTTCCGCTGGCTCAGCAGCGGATCCAGCAGCAGGAAGGAGACGAGGCGCACGGCCCCGTAGGCCAGCAGGGCCCAGAGGAGGACGTCCGCGGTGCGATGGAGGGCCGGGTGGCCGCCTATCCGGAGCAGCACGAAGGCCGCGGCCAGGAGCAGCAGGGCGAGCAGGATCCAGGCCGCGATCCGGCGCGGCGCGCTGACCTTCTCCCTCAAGTCGCGGAACATGGGGGAGAGGATACGCCTATTCGAGGGCGCGGAAGGCCGCCACGGCGCGCTCGGGCTCGCCCTCCCAGAAGGGCCGGATCGCCGCCACACCGGCCAGGCGGGCATGGCGGAGCCGGGCCGCGCTCGCCGGCTCCACGCCGCCCAGGGCCAGGATCCGCGGCCCCCCGGACGGGAGGCCGTCCAGGAAGCGGGCCAGCCGTTCCGGCCCCCAGGGCGCGCCCTTGCCGGGGCTGGGGAAGACCGGGGAGACGAGCAG encodes the following:
- the trmD gene encoding tRNA (guanosine(37)-N1)-methyltransferase TrmD, with the translated sequence MRIDALTLFPEYFEAARLGITGRAFRELGHGLHTHSFRPFSGNTFGHVDDAPFGGGPGMVLRPEVLRDTLAAVPREGTGRVIHFSPAAPPLTHAKVLELARLDQLILVCTRYEGLDQRAVTRYVDEELSVGEAVLSGGELPALFLIDAVCRWLPGVLGNEASAEEDSFATGLLDHPHYTRPATFEGLDVPAVLQGGDHGAIRLWRLREAMARTKQLRPDLWSIYLNDRLPALDRPAQWCAWQVEHPEDWDRPKPRGWKGWKLQ
- a CDS encoding exopolysaccharide biosynthesis protein, encoding MPKPFFETLHALLDAEGEITLGELLDAAGEQTYGLLTLLLSMPSLVPGLNLGLAPVGGIGLMALGAQLAWGTPHPWVPRRVQAQPIHKGRIKNALAKLEIQMERFRWRSATRRPINHRWVGACIAWTGFLLAVPVPLPFGNQLPAAILCLLGAALLEERPTWAWIGAAGAVANTLYFALSFDLIVRTFVKAFHAVARS
- the rlmN gene encoding 23S rRNA (adenine(2503)-C(2))-methyltransferase RlmN, which gives rise to MAQPWDRPAPEAGTAGRPNAAGLDAAGLKALMAALGEPAWRGGQLFDGLYRQRWTRWEQFSSLSKALRTRLEAEVDLTWPAIVQSQTSDDGSTKHVFELADGKQVEGVSMPYADRVTLCLSSQVGCAMGCTFCATGQMGIVRNLTAAEIAGQVVAMLNHHGHPEGRPVNLVFMGMGEPLHNLDHLMAAFALLTDPKGLAIPPRRITVSTSGLVSGIERLAAFPKRPRLALSLNATTNAHRSAIMPVNRVWNLEALAAALAAFPLQSGERITLEYVLLKGVTDSLEDGRRLAAFARRFPAKVNLIPFNPHEGSGFEPPDEARVGALCRLLSDADLPVSVRRSRGQDVAGACGQLVRQGSSRRPHRLPRTED
- a CDS encoding mechanosensitive ion channel family protein codes for the protein MFRDLREKVSAPRRIAAWILLALLLLAAAFVLLRIGGHPALHRTADVLLWALLAYGAVRLVSFLLLDPLLSQRKTATPGFARDLIVVALYLVAAGGILREGLQVSLGQLLGTGAIAAAVVGLSLQEVLGNLFAGISLHLDPAFQVGDWVEITGTLRGGPGRETLVGQVEAMTWRTVQLRTENGDMDVLPNRAIAQAVVTNLYAPSGLHRRTTKVIVEPRPDLHQALDHLTRALAGLPHLAHHRPEVVVHSSDLGGAVLELRYWALGFRHGRQATFQATRLAATVLPREGFRLMGPHGPSPLVTRPETAPDLALMRDLVRQLGLPEHWVEDLRGRLRLRTLAPGEGVIREGEPGDSLFAVHRGTLQVVRAEERLEPYTGLFWKPVAELGPGQWFGEASLLTGAPRNATVVALTEAEIAEVPKEAFEASLRREPELLERLVDLMEQRAHGEAEVDLPKESRRAQWTRQVRGWFGLG